The following is a genomic window from Solanum stenotomum isolate F172 chromosome 4, ASM1918654v1, whole genome shotgun sequence.
TCTCTCTATTGCTCTATTGTTAGAGGTGAGAATGGGGAGCTTCGTGTTGGAGTCCGACGTGCCATGAGACAGCAGGGTAATGCTCCATCATCAGTGATATCCAGTCATAGCATGCATCTTGGTGTCCTTGCTACAGCTTGGCATGCCATTCAGACGAAAACACTGTTCACAGTATATTACAAACCAAGGTAAGTGATTCAAAGAACCAGGGAAAAATAGTTTATGCTTGTTCCATAAATTGAGATCTATATGATGAAAGGATTTGGCTTTGTTATCTACTTATTGCTCTGGGATTTCCCTTCCTCACTGCTTTAGTATTATGTATCATAGGACGAGCCCTGCTGAGTTTATAGTTCCATATGATCAGTATATGGAGTCTCTGAAAAACAATTACTCCATCGGGATGAGGTTtaaaatgaggtttgaaggtgaAGAAGCTCCAGAACAGAGGTACATTAGTAGCACTAGAACGATCATTTTCCTTCTCTAGTATTACATGCGATTCTATGTGGTTTAGACTTTGATATTAATTAAGCATATCTGTGTTATGCGCTTTCAAATCAAATTCATACTATTTGGTGATGTTTTGCGTTAAATAAATTACTTTTCTCAGAACCCCtgatttttttgtttactcCAAAATCTTATAGGTTTACTGGAACTATAGTTGGCATTGAAAATGCTGACCTCAAAAGGTGGCCCGAGTCGAAATGGAGATGCCTGAAGGTAGAATCcactttcacttttttttctgGTTGGTTATCTTTCTCCCATATTTAATACTGAAGTATCATTCTTTCTCCCCTGATTTTAAGGTTCGATGGGATGAAACTTCTGCTATTCCTAGGCCAGACCGAGTTTCACCCTGGAAAGTAGAGCCAGCTCTTAGCCCTCCTGCACTTAATCCACTTCCAATACCAAGGCAGAAAAGGCCTCGATCAAATGTTCTGCCCTCGTCTCCTGATTCTTCTGTACTTACTAGGGAAGGTATATGACTTGTCCTTATATTAGAATTCCATACGCTGAATTGCGTTTATATCTACGTTTCAAGCTGAGTGTTTCTTATCTACTTTTGGCACTTTCTTAAGGTTCATCCAAAGTAACTGTAGACCCTTCACAAGCCAGTGGGTTTTCAAGGGTTTTGCAAGGTCAAGAAATATCGACCTTGAGAGGCAATTTTGTAGAAAATAACGAGTCAGACTCTTCTGAGAAGCCACCTGTATGGCAACCATTACTGGATGATGAGAAGGCTGACGTTCATTCTGCATCAAGGAAATGTATATCAGATAAACGGTTTCCTTTAGCGAGGCCTGAATCATCTTTTACAGATCTTTTATCAGGTTTTGGGGGGCAATCGAGTTCCTCTCATGGGTTCCATTCACCCACTAGGGGCCAAACAGCACCTGCTAGCTGGGTTAAGCGACAAGCACTGGATAAGGAAATTGATTTCAGCTTACTGGGAAAACAATGGTCACTAGTGTCTTCTGGTCTCTCACTTAATCTGATGGATTCAGGATTGAAGGGTGCAGATACTCTTTATCAAATGCGGGGAACATCTAGACTAAATGGTTTTAACGAGTATCCAACCCTCCCTGGTCATAGAACTGACAATCAGCAGGGAAATTGGTTAATGCCCCCGTCCGTGTTGCCTTATATTCAGATGTCCACTCGTTCTGGAGAAATTATGCCTAAACCCATGGCTTCACCACAGCCCGAAGCCATGAAACCCAAAGAAGGGAACTGCAAACTATTTGGCATTCCCCTTGTAAGTAAATGTGCTACCATAGATCCTGTCATGTTGCGGAAAAATTCTCCGATTGACTCAACAAGTAACATGCATTTTGGTATACACCCACATCAATTCCCTATAACTGAATCTGATCAAAGGTCTGAGCAATCAAAGGGATCAAAGCTACCAGATGACAGGATCACAGTTCATGATCAGGAAGAACAATTCCAAACCTCTCATCCTGGTCCTCGAGATAGAGAGGGCAAAGGCCTTGTTAATTCAACAAGGAGTTGCACCAAGGTTTGCACCTAGGCTTTTGGCTTAACTTTTGCTTATGACATTTTGTGAAACTTCAATAATTTGGGTTATTTTGGTTTAAGGTTCATAAACAGGGTACAGCCCTTGGAAGGTCTGTGGATCTTGCAAAGTTCAACAACTATGAAGAATTGATAGCTGAACTGGATCACATTTTTGATTTTAATGGTGAGCTCAAGGCTCGGAACAAGAATTGGCTGGTTGTATATACTGATGATGAGGCTGACATGATGCTTGTTGGAGATGATCCATGGCAGTAAGTGCTCTCCTATTCTTTTTGATGCATAAAGGATGGAAGATGGTTATCTTTTCGGTGCTTCGTAAGTTTTGCAGTTATCTGAATTCATTCTTATGCTGCTTTGTTACCTGTTGTCTTTGTGAAACAGAGAATTTTGTGGTATGGTTCGCAAGATTTTTATCTACACGAAAGATGAGGTGCAGCGGATGAACCCTGGGACTCTCAATTCAAAAGGCGAGGACATTTCTTCTGTTGCAGAAGGCTCTGATGCTAAAGAAGTGAAGAATCTACAGCTTCATTCTGATTCCAGTCCGGAAGATTcttagagaatagagaggtcctCCTTAATTGAGGTATTGAAAGTAAAATGCTAAAGAAAATATCTGTTGGCTCATTTTTAGCTGCTGCTATGTtatttactactccctccgtctaaTTTATGTGAAAGGTGGTTGActgggcacggagtttaagaatgaaaggaagacttttaaaacttgtacCAAAGAtgtttgtgtgactataaatcatctcattaGGGGTAAAATGGGAAGTTTAAAGTTAATGTTACTACTAAATAtggaaatgtgtcattctttttgagatTGACTAAAAAGGAAGATTGTCGCATCAATTGGGACAGGGATGTGGGGTGACAGTTGGCCTGCTGCAGTATCTAGTTCGA
Proteins encoded in this region:
- the LOC125862612 gene encoding auxin response factor 2B; protein product: MSTSESCRNATGAGKVDAEKALYTELWRACAGPLVTVPCEDELVFYFPQGHIEQVEASTNQASDQQMPVYNLPSKILCRVINVLLKAEPDTDEVYAQVTLLPEPNQDENVASKEPMPSPPPRFHVHSFCKTLTASDTSTHGGFSVLRRHADECLPPLDMSRQPPTQELVAKDLHANEWRFRHIFRGQPRRHLLQSGWSVFVSSKRLVAGDAFIFLRGENGELRVGVRRAMRQQGNAPSSVISSHSMHLGVLATAWHAIQTKTLFTVYYKPRTSPAEFIVPYDQYMESLKNNYSIGMRFKMRFEGEEAPEQRFTGTIVGIENADLKRWPESKWRCLKVRWDETSAIPRPDRVSPWKVEPALSPPALNPLPIPRQKRPRSNVLPSSPDSSVLTREGSSKVTVDPSQASGFSRVLQGQEISTLRGNFVENNESDSSEKPPVWQPLLDDEKADVHSASRKCISDKRFPLARPESSFTDLLSGFGGQSSSSHGFHSPTRGQTAPASWVKRQALDKEIDFSLLGKQWSLVSSGLSLNLMDSGLKGADTLYQMRGTSRLNGFNEYPTLPGHRTDNQQGNWLMPPSVLPYIQMSTRSGEIMPKPMASPQPEAMKPKEGNCKLFGIPLVSKCATIDPVMLRKNSPIDSTSNMHFGIHPHQFPITESDQRSEQSKGSKLPDDRITVHDQEEQFQTSHPGPRDREGKGLVNSTRSCTKVHKQGTALGRSVDLAKFNNYEELIAELDHIFDFNGELKARNKNWLVVYTDDEADMMLVGDDPWQEFCGMVRKIFIYTKDEVQRMNPGTLNSKGEDISSVAEGSDAKEVKNLQLHSDSSPEDS